From the genome of Biomphalaria glabrata chromosome 1, xgBioGlab47.1, whole genome shotgun sequence, one region includes:
- the LOC129925863 gene encoding TRIO and F-actin-binding protein-like: MAVFLAYYGCITLEVNWRFVNRNYPQNTVDGQTDFRMWPNAQYSTDHPKLSIQQTIQSSVFNRPSKAQYSTDHPKLSIQQTIQSSVFNRPSKAQYSTDHPKVSIQQTIQRSVFNRPSKAQYSTDHPKVSIQQTIQRSVFNRPSKAQYSTDHPKLSIQQTIQRSVFNRPSKAQYSTDHPKLSIQQTIQSSVFNRPSKGQYSTDHPKLSIQQTIQRSVFNRPSKGQYSTDHPKVSIQQTIQRSVFNRPSKAQYSTDHPKVSIQQTIQRSVFNRLSKAQYSTDHPKLSIQQTIQRSVFNRPSKGQYSTDYPKLSIQQTIQSSVFNRPSKAQYSTDHPSNKRRIRR; this comes from the exons ATGGCCGTGTTTTTAGCATACTATGGTTGTATAACCCTTGAGGTCAATTGGAGGTTTGTCAATAGGAACTACCCACAGAACACTGTAGATGGACAAACTGATTTCAGGATGTGGCCTAATG CTCAGTATTCAACAGACCATCCAAAGCTCAGTATTCAACAGACCATCCAAAGCTCAGTATTCAACAGACCATCCAAAGCTCAGTATTCAACAGACCATCCAAAGCTCAGTATTCAACAGACCATCCAAAGCTCAGTATTCAACAGACCATCCAAAGCTCAGTATTCAACAGACCATCCAAAGGTCAGTATTCAACAGACCATCCAAAGGTCAGTATTCAACAGACCATCCAAAGCTCAGTATTCAACAGACCATCCAAAGGTCAGTATTCAACAGACCATCCAAAGGTCAGTATTCAACAGACCATCCAAAGCTCAGTATTCAACAGACCATCCAAAGCTCAGTATTCAACAGACCATCCAAAGGTCAGTATTCAACAGACCATCCAAAGCTCAGTATTCAACAGACCATCCAAAGCTCAGTATTCAACAGACCATCCAAAGCTCAGTATTCAACAGACCATCCAAAGGTCAGTATTCAACAGACCATCCAAAGCTCAGTATTCAACAGACCATCCAAAGGTCAGTATTCAACAGACCATCCAAAGGTCAGTATTCAACAGACCATCCAAAGGTCAGTATTCAACAGACCATCCAAAGGTCAGTATTCAACAGACCATCCAAAGCTCAGTATTCAACAGACCATCCAAAGGTCAGTATTCAACAGACCATCCAAAGGTCAGTATTCAACAGACTATCCAAAGCTCAGTATTCAACAGACCATCCAAAGCTCAGTATTCAACAGACCATCCAAAGGTCAGTATTCAACAGACCATCCAAAGGTCAGTATTCAACAGACTATCCAAAGCTCAGTATTCAACAGACCATCCAAAGCTCAGTATTCAACAGACCATCCAAAGCTCAGTATTCAACAGACCATCCAAGCAACAAGCGACGAATAAGACGTTGA